The Euphorbia lathyris chromosome 3, ddEupLath1.1, whole genome shotgun sequence genome contains a region encoding:
- the LOC136223139 gene encoding threonine synthase, chloroplastic-like has protein sequence MAASSLLQFPYLDSQLSSKPKSVRHLKSTPHSLHIKASTFDPSNTTPPASTTTAASNSTVTGGCNIRDEARRYSLSHPQPANNFSAKYVPFNAGPGCTESYSLDEIIYRSQSGGLLDVQHDIDALKAFPGSYWRALFDSRVGKTSWPYGSGVWSKKEWVLPDISSDDIISAFEGNSNLFWAERFGKQFLDMNDLWVKHCGISHTGSFKDLGMTVLVSQVNKLRKMKKPVVGVGCASTGDTSAALSAYCASAGIPSIVFLPSNKISMAQLVQPIANGAFVLSIDTDFDGCMKLIREVTAELPIYLANSLNSLRLEGQKTAAIEILQQFDWEVPDWVIIPGGNLGNIYAFYKGFHMCKELGLVDKIPRLVCAQAANANPLYLYYKSGWKEFKAVKANSTFASAIQIGDPVSIDRAVYALKNSNGIVEEATEEELMDAMAHADSTGMFICPHTGVALTALSKLRNSGVIRPTDRTVVVSTAHGLKFTQSKIDYHSRNIKDMGCRFANPPVEVKADFGSVMDVLKKYLLSKEPKY, from the coding sequence ATGGCCGCCTCTTCCCTTCTCCAATTTCCCTATCTTGATTCTCAGTTGTCATCCAAACCCAAATCGGTTCGTCATCTTAAATCCACTCCTCATTCCCTCCATATCAAAGCTTCCACCTTTGATCCCTCCAACACTACACCTCCGGCATCCACCACCACCGCCGCCAGCAATTCGACCGTCACCGGAGGCTGCAACATCCGCGACGAGGCTCGCCGCTATAGCTTATCGCATCCACAACCGGCCAATAACTTCTCCGCCAAATACGTCCCCTTCAACGCCGGACCCGGTTGTACGGAATCATACTCTCTCGATGAGATCATCTACCGTTCCCAATCCGGCGGCCTCCTTGATGTTCAGCACGACATTGATGCCCTCAAAGCTTTCCCCGGTTCTTACTGGCGCGCTTTATTCGATTCCCGGGTCGGGAAAACCAGCTGGCCGTACGGATCCGGAGTCTGGTCCAAAAAGGAATGGGTTTTGCCTGATATCTCAAGCGATGATATTATTAGTGCATTTGAAGGAAATTCGAATCTGTTTTGGGCGGAGAGATTTGGGAAGCAGTTTTTGGATATGAATGATTTGTGGGTTAAACATTGTGGGATCAGCCATACTGGTAGTTTCAAAGATTTGGGTATGACTGTGTTGGTTAGCCAGGTTAACAAgttgaggaaaatgaagaaaccGGTGGTCGGAGTCGGTTGTGCTTCCACCGGTGACACCTCCGCTGCATTATCTGCTTACTGTGCTTCAGCTGGTATTCCTTCTATTGTTTTTCTGCCATCAAATAAGATTTCAATGGCTCAATTAGTTCAACCTATTGCTAATGGTGCTTTTGTTTTGAGTATTGATACTGATTTTGATGGATGTATGAAGTTAATTAGAGAGGTTACTGCTGAATTACCAATTTATTTAGCAAATTCTCTCAATAGTTTGAGATTGGAAGGGCAAAAAACTGCTGCAATTGAGATTTTGCAGCAATTTGATTGGGAAGTGCCTGATTGGGTTATTATTCCTGGTGGTAATTTGGGGAACATATATGCCTTTTATAAAGGTTTTCATATGTGTAAAGAATTAGGACTTGTTGATAAAATCCCTAGGCTAGTTTGTGCACAAGCTGCAAATGCAAATCCTCTGTATTTATATTACAAGTCAGGGTGGAAAGAGTTCAAAGCTGTTAAAGCAAATAGCACATTTGCATCTGCTATTCAGATTGGTGACCCTGTTTCAATTGATAGAGCTGTTTATGCATTGAAAAATTCGAACGGGATTGTTGAGGAGGCTACGGAGGAGGAGCTAATGGATGCAATGGCTCATGCTGATTCTACTGGCATGTTCATATGTCCACATACAGGAGTGGCATTGACGGCATTGAGTAAGCTCCGGAACAGTGGGGTTATTCGGCCTACTGATAGGACGGTTGTAGTGAGCACAGCTCACGGGTTGAAGTTTACTCAGAGTAAGATTGATTATCACTCTAGAAATATTAAGGACATGGGTTGTAGGTTTGCCAATCCGCCAGTGGAAGTGAAGGCGGATTTCGGGTCGGTTATGGATGTTTTGAAGAAGTATTTGTTGAGTAAAGAACCAAAGTATTAG
- the LOC136222748 gene encoding aminopeptidase M1-like — translation CTELDQGVKKNMAVTQFEAVDARRCFPCWDEPALKATFKVTIDVPLELTALSNMPIIDEKYDGNVKTVYFEESPLMSTYLVAVVIGLFDHIEDTTADGIKVGVYCPVGSSEKGKYALNIAVKALDLYTDYFSMPYPLPKLDMVAVPEFAGGAMENYGLIIYREIDLLHDDLLSTADRKQRLTIVVLHEVAHQWFGNLVTMEWWTHLWLNEGFATWISYMATDRLFPEWKIWTQFLQLTSSGLHIDALGESHPIEVEIQHVRSVGEIFDVISYKKGSAVIRMLQGYLGDEIIQNSLVSYMKKYAWGNAKTEDLWSIISEESGVQVNSMMNCWTKQKGYPVISVRFKDGFVEFEQSQFLSSGLQGEGRWIVPITLLLGPNNRNTNFLLQSQVERMEVSSLLVSSSVGNSSSLNEDKCGECQWIKVNIEQSGFYRVKYGDELSAAVREAVKNNFLSSTDKFGILDDTYALCEACELSLSSLLSLMDVYRKELDYVVVSRLINVCYKILEISIDAIPDSVNELKTFFINLLQFSAEKLGWDSEPGESHLNALLRGEIYGALATFGHHTTHNEALKRFQTLLNDRNSPHLSVGMRKAAYISVIRKTSTTNRSGFEYLLKIYREADTVQEKERILSCIASCPDPNIVVEALNFLVSDEVRGQDIVYGLTGISLEGREMAWRWLKENWDLILNKYGAALLITHFIRDIISSMCSNEKADEVEEFFGSRVSPAIAMNLKQSIEKVRIKARWILSIKQETSLQELLKKLACKI, via the exons TGTACTGagcttgatcagggtgta aagaagaatatGGCAGTAACTCAGTTTGAAGCAGTTGATGCAAGGAGGTGTTTCCCATGTTGGGATGAACCTGCTCTTAAG GCAACCTTCAAAGTAACCATTGATGTGCCACTAGAATTGACAGCATTGTCAAACATGCCAATAATTGACGAAAAGTATGATGGGAATGTTAAAACTGTTTATTTCGAGGAATCTCCTCTAATGTCAACTTATCTGGTGGCTGTTGTCATTGGTTTATTTGATCATATTGAGGACACAACAGCAGATG GGATAAAGGTTGGTGTATATTGTCCTGTCGGTAGCAGTGAGAAAGGGAAATATGCTTTGAACATTGCTGTTAAAGCTCTTGATCTATATACTGA CTACTTCTCAATGCCTTATCCACTTCCTAAATTGGATATGGTTGCTGTTCCTGAATTTGCTGGTGGAGCTATGGAGAACTATGGTCTGATAATATACCGTGAAATCGACTTACTTCATGATGATTTGCTGTCTACTGCTGATAGAAAGCAGAGA TTAACAATTGTTGTGCTGCATGAAGTAGCTCATCAATGGTTCGGTAACCTCGTAACGATGGAATGGTGGACTCATTTATGGCTCAATGAGGGTTTTGCAACATGG ATTAGTTACATGGCGACGGACAGGTTGTTTCCTGAGTGGAAAATATGGACTCAGTTTTTGCAACTAACTTCCAGTGGCTTACATATTGATGCCCTAGGAGAATCACATCCAATAGAA GTAGAGATTCAACATGTACGTTCTGTGGGTGAAATATTTGATGTTATCAGCTATAAGAAGGGATCAGCTGTTATCCGAATGTTGCAGGGCTATCTTGGGGATGAGATAATCCAG AACTCGTTGGTATCTTATATGAAAAAGTATGCTTGGGGAAATGCAAAGACAGAAGATTTATGGAGCATTATTTCAGAGGAATCTGGCGTTCAAGTAAACTCAATGATGAACTGTTGGACAAAGCAAAAGGGATATCCGGTCATATCCGTGAGGTTCAAAGATGGTTTTGTGGAATTTGAACAG TCACAATTCTTGTCATCAGGTTTGCAAGGTGAAGGAAGATGGATTGTTCCGATAACCTTGCTCCTTGGACCGAACAACAGAAACACGAATTTCTTATTGCAGTCACAAGTTGAAAGGATGGAAGTATCCAGTCTTCTTGTTTCATCTTCTGTTGGCAATTCAAGTTCATTAAATGAAGATAAATGCGGAGAATGCCAATGGATCAAAGTTAACATTGAGCAGAGCGGCTTCTATAGAGTAAAGTATGGAGATGAACTTTCAGCTGCAGTAAGGGAAGCTGTAAAGAACAACTTCTTATCATCGACTGATAAATTTG GCATATTGGATGATACATATGCTCTTTGTGAGGCTTGTGAATTATCATTATCTTCTTTGCTTTCTTTAATGGATGTATACAGAAAAGAGCTTGATTATGTTGTGGTATCAAGACTCATCAAT GTCTGTTACAAGATTCTCGAAATATCAATAGATGCCATCCCAGATTCAGTGAATGAGCTGAAAACGTTTTTTATCAATCTCCTCCAGTTTTCTGCTGA AAAATTAGGCTGGGACTCGGAGCCTGGAGAGAGCCATTTAAATGCATTATTAAGGGGAGAAATCTATGGGGCATTGGCTACTTTTGGGCATCATACGACACATAATGAAGCATTGAAGCGATTTCAGACATTGTTAAATGATAGAAACTCTCCACATCTTTCTGTCGGCATGAGGAAG GCTGCATACATTTCTGTAATCAGGAAAACTAGCACCACAAACAGAAGTGGTTTTGAGTATCTTCTAAAGATTTATAGAGAAGCTGATACAGTACAAGAGAAGGAACGGATTTTGA GTTGTATAGCTTCTTGTCCAGACCCAAACATAGTGGTTGAGGCTCTGAACTTTTTAGTCTCCGATGAG GTCCGAGGTCAGGATATTGTGTATGGACTTACTGGAATTAGCTTGGAAGGCCGCGAAATGGCTTGGAGGTGGTTGAAG GAGAACTGGGATCTGATCTTGAATAAATATGGTGCTGCCTTGCTAATCACCCATTTCATCAGGGATATAATCTCGTCT ATGTGCAGCAATGAAAAAGCTGATGAAGTGGAAGAATTCTTTGGTAGCAGAGTGAGTCCTGCTATTGCCATGAATTTGAAGCAAAGCATAGAGAAAGTAAGAATCAAGGCAAGGTGGATACTTAGCATAAAGCAAGAAACTTCCCTTCAGGAATTACTCAAAAAGCTAGCTTGCAAAATATGA